Below is a genomic region from Amycolatopsis sp. 195334CR.
CGCCACCGCGACCCGGCCACCGGAGTAGTTGTTCACCGCGCCGACCGGGGTGTTGCCCGCGGCGACCCGGACGTAGGCGTAGTCGTTGCCGGGGAAGCTGGAGCCGACGAACTGCCCGGTCGGCTGGCTGGTGGAGGCGCCGGTGTTGCCGCAGTGCCCGGCGGTGACGAAGCCGTCGGTCACCGAGAAGCCGATCGAGCAGCGGGTGCCCGCGCCGATGTAGTAGGCGTTGCCGCCGACCACGTCGATCAGCGGGCGCGGGGATTCGGTGGAGGCGAGCACGCGGACCGCGTCCGCGGGCACCCCGCTGTCCGCGACGAAGGAGTGCGCCGCGCCGAGCGCCTCCCCGCGGGACAGCAGCACGATCTTGTTGCTGGGCACGTCCACGTACCAGCCCGCCACCGTGCGCGGGCTGGCCTTGCCGCGGTTGTCCAACTGGGACTTGAGCGCGTCCAGCTGGGCCTCGGTCCGGCTGACCACCACCGCCTCGGCGCCGTCGGCCCGCGCGGTGTGCGCGGCGGCCTCCCCGGTCACCGCGACGACCAGCTTCGCCTTGGCCGGGTCGTACCAGGAGCCGCCGTAGCCGTGGGAGAGCTTCTTGCGCAGCAGGCGATCGGTCTTCGCCGCACGGTCCTCATCGGACAGTCGCGTGGCGGCTTGACCCGCGGTGAGGCCGAGGTCTCGCTGCATGGCGGAGAGTACCTCGGCCGAGGTGCCCGCGACGGCGGCGGTGACCGTCATCGCGGTGATCACGCCGGAGGCCGCGACCGCGGCTCCGAGCAGGGCGACCAGACGTCTGGCCATGGTGGTGCTCCTAGCGGGTGAGGGGGCGGGTTAAGCGACGTTAACCTCGGCTTCCACCCGGCGGGAGATACCGTTTACGTCATACCACCGGCGTCGGGTCCGCGACGCCGAACTCGGGGTGCTCGCGCAGGAAAGCCGCGTAGCGGGGGCTGCGCGCGGTCACGTCCCGGTAGGCCGCGCGGGCCAGTTCGAGCAGGCGCGCGGCGAACCCCGCCGCCGGGGCCTCCGGGTGCCAGCCGAGCAGATTGCGCCAGCGCAACGGGTTCCCGGCGATCGGCACCGCCCGCACGCCGGGCATCCGGCGGAACATCGGCTGGCACAGCACCACCGCGTCCCCGGACTCGACCAGATC
It encodes:
- a CDS encoding S1 family peptidase; its protein translation is MARRLVALLGAAVAASGVITAMTVTAAVAGTSAEVLSAMQRDLGLTAGQAATRLSDEDRAAKTDRLLRKKLSHGYGGSWYDPAKAKLVVAVTGEAAAHTARADGAEAVVVSRTEAQLDALKSQLDNRGKASPRTVAGWYVDVPSNKIVLLSRGEALGAAHSFVADSGVPADAVRVLASTESPRPLIDVVGGNAYYIGAGTRCSIGFSVTDGFVTAGHCGNTGASTSQPTGQFVGSSFPGNDYAYVRVAAGNTPVGAVNNYSGGRVAVAGSQDAPVNSSICRSGSTTGWRCGTIQARNSSVTYPQGTVSGLIRTSACAEPGDSGGSAISGSQAQGVTSGGSGNCSSGGTTYFQPVNEILQTYGLTLVTDGGGNPPGGCDDAENTYTGNLTSGSSAYQPNGGSYTTTTTGAHQGCLAGPSGTDYDLYLQKRNGTTWTNVASGTTPEASETVNYTGTAGTYRWRVHAYSGSGAYTLGTTTP